From the genome of Sulfitobacter sp. DSM 110093, one region includes:
- a CDS encoding SH3 domain-containing protein: MITAFLRSTLLVGALLLAQASPGAAEEARGQVTNLPLPRFVSLKASEGNVRRGPSLSHRIDWVYKRRDLPLRITAEHGHWRRVEDRDGMGGWVHYSLLSGTRTVLVEQDMLQLHVNPDPKAAVVARLELGVVARLGECTLEWCELRSGGFTGWAPKVRLWGVGPQELRE; encoded by the coding sequence ATGATAACGGCTTTTCTTCGCAGCACCCTTTTGGTGGGCGCGCTGCTTCTGGCTCAGGCAAGCCCCGGGGCCGCAGAAGAGGCGCGCGGACAGGTCACGAACCTCCCCCTCCCCCGTTTTGTTTCGCTTAAAGCTTCCGAGGGCAACGTGCGTCGTGGCCCTTCGCTGTCGCATCGGATCGACTGGGTTTACAAACGCCGCGACCTGCCGCTCAGGATCACCGCCGAACACGGCCACTGGCGCCGCGTTGAGGATCGCGATGGCATGGGCGGCTGGGTGCATTATTCGCTTTTGTCGGGCACGCGCACCGTGCTGGTCGAGCAGGACATGCTGCAACTTCACGTCAACCCCGACCCAAAGGCCGCCGTGGTGGCGCGGCTGGAGCTGGGCGTGGTGGCGCGTTTGGGCGAATGCACGCTTGAATGGTGCGAACTGCGCTCGGGCGGATTTACCGGCTGGGCGCCCAAAGTACGGCTTTGGGGCGTCGGCCCTCAGGAACTGCGCGAATAG
- a CDS encoding NADPH:quinone reductase — MQAITYENFGAAADVLRLSEIDSPAPQPGEVCVALSHSGVNPSDVKARAGTRPGVTKPPFPQVIPHSDGAGEIIAVGAGVDPSRVGQKVWVWNGQWQRAFGTATQQITLPAHQAVPLPKGVSPEVGAQLGIPGLTACHAVFGGGGVAGETVLIQGGAGTVGYLAVQLAKWGGAKVIATCSPRDNDLVREAGADAVLNYADPDLAAAVLEANGGKPVETIVDTEFGLNLTTDTEVIAPNGRIAAYGSAGEMSPTLPFYPLLFKAVTIDIILIYLLPAGPREEAITRLHHALEDGALRCPVDTVLPLSEAARAHALVEAGQRSGAVLLDCRG, encoded by the coding sequence ATGCAAGCCATCACCTATGAAAACTTCGGAGCCGCCGCAGATGTGCTGCGCCTGTCAGAGATCGACAGCCCCGCCCCACAACCCGGCGAAGTCTGCGTGGCGCTGAGCCACTCGGGCGTAAACCCATCGGACGTCAAGGCCCGCGCAGGCACCCGCCCCGGCGTGACCAAACCACCCTTCCCACAGGTCATCCCCCACAGCGACGGCGCGGGCGAGATCATCGCGGTGGGTGCAGGCGTCGATCCGAGCCGTGTAGGTCAAAAGGTCTGGGTCTGGAACGGCCAATGGCAACGCGCCTTTGGCACGGCAACTCAGCAGATCACCCTGCCCGCGCATCAAGCCGTGCCCCTGCCCAAGGGCGTCTCACCCGAGGTTGGGGCGCAGCTTGGCATTCCGGGGCTCACGGCCTGCCACGCCGTTTTCGGCGGCGGCGGCGTGGCCGGGGAGACGGTGCTTATTCAAGGCGGTGCCGGAACGGTCGGCTATCTCGCCGTGCAACTTGCCAAATGGGGCGGGGCCAAGGTGATCGCCACCTGCAGCCCACGGGACAATGATCTGGTCCGCGAGGCTGGCGCCGATGCGGTGCTGAACTACGCCGACCCTGACCTCGCCGCCGCCGTTCTGGAGGCCAACGGCGGCAAGCCTGTCGAGACCATCGTCGATACAGAGTTCGGCCTGAACCTCACGACCGATACCGAGGTCATCGCCCCCAACGGCCGCATCGCCGCCTATGGCTCGGCAGGGGAAATGTCGCCCACACTGCCCTTCTACCCGCTGCTGTTCAAAGCGGTCACGATTGACATCATCTTGATTTACCTCCTGCCCGCAGGCCCGCGCGAAGAGGCGATCACCCGACTGCATCACGCGCTGGAAGATGGCGCCCTGCGCTGCCCCGTCGACACGGTTCTCCCGCTTTCCGAGGCCGCCCGCGCGCATGCGTTGGTCGAGGCCGGACAGCGCAGCGGGGCGGTGCTGCTCGATTGTCGGGGGTAG
- a CDS encoding FAD-linked oxidase C-terminal domain-containing protein produces MTKIAELPRNEAGIAAALDELDQAFGARLLTGQAIREQHGHTTTWIETQAPDGVVMAASTDEVAQAVRICAAHKVPVIAFGTGTSLEGHVNAPAGGICIDVMQMDQVLEVNPGDLDCRVQPGVTREALNTHLRDQGLFFPIDPGANASLGGMTATRASGTNAVRYGTMKDNVLSLEVVMADGRVIRTGGRARKSSAGYDLTRLMVGSEGTLGIITEITLRLQGIPEAISSARCSFPTVQAACETVMAVIQYGLPVARIELLDADVVKAVNGYSKLTLPETPLLLLEFHGSDAGVVEQAETFGMLAEEFGGNGYAATTTPEERNKLWQARHDGYWAVLALRPGCKAVATDVCVPISRLADAVVAAQARAEELKLIAPIVGHAGDGNFHASLLIDMDDADEVARGETFVSWLAELAISMDGTCTGEHGIGQGKRAYLSKELGAAVDVMATVKAALDPDNILNPGKILPG; encoded by the coding sequence ATGACAAAAATTGCAGAATTGCCGCGCAATGAGGCAGGCATTGCCGCCGCACTCGATGAGCTGGATCAGGCCTTTGGCGCGCGGTTGCTGACCGGGCAAGCTATACGCGAACAGCACGGACATACGACAACATGGATCGAAACGCAGGCCCCCGATGGGGTGGTCATGGCGGCCTCAACCGATGAGGTGGCGCAGGCGGTGCGCATCTGTGCGGCGCATAAGGTGCCCGTCATTGCCTTTGGCACCGGTACCTCGCTTGAAGGTCATGTAAACGCCCCCGCAGGCGGTATCTGCATTGACGTGATGCAGATGGATCAGGTGCTAGAGGTGAACCCCGGTGATCTGGATTGCCGCGTGCAGCCCGGCGTGACCCGCGAAGCGCTGAACACCCATCTGCGCGATCAGGGGCTGTTTTTCCCGATTGATCCCGGTGCCAATGCCTCGCTCGGTGGGATGACGGCGACACGGGCCAGCGGCACCAATGCGGTGCGCTATGGCACGATGAAAGACAATGTACTGAGCCTTGAGGTGGTGATGGCCGATGGCCGGGTGATCCGCACCGGCGGCCGGGCGCGGAAATCTTCGGCGGGCTATGATTTGACGCGGCTGATGGTGGGCTCGGAAGGTACGCTGGGGATCATCACCGAGATCACCTTGCGCTTGCAGGGTATTCCTGAGGCGATCTCCTCGGCGCGTTGTTCTTTTCCGACGGTGCAGGCGGCCTGTGAGACCGTTATGGCGGTGATCCAATACGGTCTGCCCGTGGCGCGGATTGAGCTTTTGGACGCCGATGTGGTGAAGGCCGTGAACGGCTATTCCAAGCTGACCCTGCCCGAAACGCCGCTTTTGCTGTTAGAATTCCACGGCTCGGATGCCGGGGTTGTCGAACAGGCCGAGACCTTTGGCATGCTGGCCGAAGAATTCGGCGGCAACGGTTATGCGGCGACCACCACGCCCGAAGAACGCAACAAGCTGTGGCAGGCGCGACATGACGGCTATTGGGCGGTGTTGGCGCTGCGTCCGGGGTGCAAGGCCGTGGCAACGGATGTCTGTGTGCCGATCTCGCGGTTGGCCGACGCTGTGGTCGCGGCACAGGCGCGGGCGGAAGAGTTGAAGCTCATCGCGCCCATCGTGGGCCACGCAGGCGACGGGAATTTCCATGCCTCGCTGTTGATCGACATGGACGACGCCGATGAGGTGGCGCGGGGCGAGACCTTCGTGAGTTGGCTGGCGGAATTGGCGATCTCCATGGATGGGACATGCACCGGCGAACACGGAATTGGGCAGGGCAAGCGGGCCTATCTGAGCAAGGAACTAGGCGCTGCGGTGGATGTCATGGCGACCGTCAAGGCGGCGCTGGATCCGGATAATATTTTGAATCCGGGAAAGATTTTGCCGGGGTGA
- a CDS encoding mechanosensitive ion channel family protein codes for MRLIPALPNLILCLVLLIALPLAPASAQDNDQPEGTIAVEGDATADAAIANRIRAILRELEGFEKVGVSVSSGIVTLRGTTLDTASAGRLSELASRVEGVVAIRNEVRESTDVSERLNPAVDRFRGRMEQAVAFLPLALVALGVFALIVVAGLALARLRNPWERLAPNAFIADIYRQIIRLAFIIAALVVALDILGATALLSGILGAAGIVGLAIGFAVRDTVENFIASIMLSIRQPFRPNDTVEIDGDTGKVIRLTSRATILLSYDGNHIRIPNATVFKSRIINFSRNAERRFTFTLSVASDADLARARELALEVLNDLHFVLPSPEAAAWVEEVADHWINMQFAAWINQETTDLAAARSEAIRLTLAAFDVAGLTAQPPAYRLITQSESSSTERKDSPQSPTESANPAPVQPVEAQADRELTRIVTQERAELPREDLLSDHAREE; via the coding sequence ATGCGCCTGATCCCTGCCCTGCCCAACCTAATCCTGTGCCTGGTGCTGCTCATCGCCCTGCCGCTGGCCCCCGCCTCGGCGCAGGACAACGACCAGCCCGAAGGCACCATCGCCGTCGAAGGGGACGCCACGGCAGATGCCGCCATCGCCAACCGCATCCGCGCCATCCTGCGCGAGCTTGAAGGGTTTGAAAAGGTGGGCGTTTCCGTCTCTTCCGGCATTGTCACCCTACGCGGCACCACGCTCGACACCGCCAGCGCCGGACGGCTGAGCGAACTGGCAAGCCGTGTCGAAGGGGTGGTGGCGATCCGCAACGAGGTCCGCGAGAGCACCGATGTGTCGGAACGGCTCAACCCCGCCGTGGACCGTTTCCGAGGCCGGATGGAACAGGCCGTGGCTTTCCTGCCGCTGGCCTTGGTGGCACTTGGGGTCTTTGCCCTGATCGTCGTGGCCGGGCTGGCGCTGGCGCGGCTGCGCAACCCGTGGGAGCGGCTCGCCCCCAACGCCTTTATCGCTGACATTTACCGCCAGATCATCCGGCTGGCCTTTATCATCGCGGCGCTGGTCGTGGCGCTTGATATCCTCGGGGCGACGGCGCTGCTGTCGGGCATCCTTGGCGCGGCGGGGATCGTCGGCCTCGCCATCGGTTTCGCGGTGCGCGACACGGTCGAGAATTTCATCGCCTCCATCATGCTGTCGATCCGCCAGCCGTTCCGCCCCAATGACACGGTCGAGATTGACGGTGACACCGGCAAGGTGATCCGCCTGACCAGCCGCGCCACGATTTTGCTCAGCTATGACGGCAACCACATACGCATCCCCAACGCCACGGTCTTTAAAAGCCGCATTATCAACTTTTCACGCAACGCTGAGCGGCGATTTACATTTACCCTCTCGGTGGCCAGCGACGCCGATCTGGCCCGCGCCCGGGAATTGGCGCTGGAGGTGCTGAACGACCTGCATTTCGTCCTCCCCTCCCCCGAAGCCGCCGCATGGGTGGAGGAGGTGGCCGATCACTGGATCAACATGCAATTCGCTGCTTGGATCAACCAAGAGACCACCGATCTGGCCGCCGCGCGCAGCGAAGCGATTCGCCTGACATTGGCCGCCTTCGACGTGGCAGGGCTTACCGCACAGCCCCCGGCCTACCGATTGATAACGCAAAGCGAATCGTCCAGCACCGAGCGAAAAGATTCGCCTCAATCGCCAACGGAGAGCGCCAATCCTGCCCCCGTACAGCCCGTTGAAGCGCAGGCTGACCGTGAATTGACCCGCATCGTCACGCAGGAACGTGCCGAATTGCCCCGCGAAGACCTACTCTCTGACCATGCGCGCGAAGAATAG
- a CDS encoding IS256 family transposase, translated as MTISKELLDELLKGCERPEDLLGDAGLMKELKIKLMERMLGAELTAHLGYEDGKDAPPDQANRRNGSSAKKLKGQDGELPIAVPRDRDGSFEPELVKKGQTRIDGMDDKIIGLYAAGLTVRDIRAHLEDVYGLQVSPDLISRVTDAVLDEVREWQSRALDRMYPIVIFDALRVKIRDADSRMVKNKAVYVALGVSRDGVREVLGLWIADNEGAKFWLSVMTELKNRGLQDILIAVVDGLKGFPDAITAAFPDTVVQTCIVHLVRHSLNFCAWKDRKEVAADLRRIYSAPTAEQAAAELDAFEEKWAGKYASIAPAWRRAWQEVIPFFAFDPAIRKIIYTTNAIESLNRVIRKSVKTRGSFPTEDAATKLIYLAIRNFEKGGRNVREWFAARNHFAIMFEDRFNA; from the coding sequence ATGACTATTTCCAAGGAACTGTTGGACGAGCTGCTGAAGGGCTGCGAGCGGCCTGAAGATCTGCTTGGCGATGCCGGGCTAATGAAAGAGCTCAAGATCAAGCTGATGGAACGGATGCTCGGGGCTGAGCTGACTGCACATCTGGGCTATGAAGACGGAAAAGATGCCCCGCCTGATCAGGCCAACCGTCGCAACGGCTCATCTGCTAAGAAATTGAAGGGGCAAGACGGCGAACTGCCTATCGCTGTGCCGCGGGACCGGGACGGCAGCTTCGAGCCTGAACTGGTGAAGAAGGGACAGACCCGCATTGATGGGATGGATGACAAGATTATCGGGCTTTACGCCGCTGGTCTGACGGTCCGCGACATCCGTGCTCATCTTGAGGACGTCTATGGCCTGCAAGTCTCGCCAGACTTGATCAGCCGCGTGACCGACGCGGTGTTGGATGAGGTTCGAGAGTGGCAATCCCGGGCGCTGGACCGGATGTATCCCATCGTCATTTTTGACGCTCTACGGGTCAAGATCCGCGACGCCGATAGCCGCATGGTCAAGAACAAAGCCGTCTACGTGGCCCTTGGTGTCAGCAGGGATGGCGTGCGCGAGGTTCTTGGTCTTTGGATCGCTGACAACGAGGGCGCCAAATTCTGGCTCTCGGTGATGACAGAGCTGAAGAACCGTGGGCTTCAAGACATCCTGATTGCGGTCGTGGACGGCCTCAAGGGCTTCCCTGATGCCATTACCGCAGCCTTTCCGGATACGGTCGTGCAAACGTGCATTGTCCATCTCGTGCGCCACTCGTTGAATTTCTGTGCCTGGAAAGATCGCAAGGAGGTGGCCGCTGATCTGCGGCGGATTTACAGTGCCCCTACAGCCGAGCAAGCCGCTGCGGAGCTGGATGCCTTTGAAGAAAAATGGGCCGGGAAATATGCCTCTATCGCCCCCGCCTGGCGCAGGGCTTGGCAAGAGGTAATACCGTTCTTTGCCTTTGATCCCGCCATCCGGAAAATCATCTACACCACCAACGCAATTGAAAGCTTGAATCGGGTAATCCGAAAATCGGTCAAGACGCGAGGATCGTTCCCGACCGAAGACGCAGCCACGAAACTGATCTACTTGGCGATCCGCAACTTTGAGAAAGGCGGCCGGAATGTTCGAGAATGGTTTGCGGCCCGCAATCATTTCGCCATAATGTTCGAGGATCGCTTCAATGCGTGA
- a CDS encoding DUF6538 domain-containing protein, whose product MSSATIRYAYLKGQTWLYRRNYPKEVADLLGQQALKQSLKTSDAKVARQRAAEVNTRYESTVEQVLSGAQSLPKPASRNAGDWSTPSEVALARLRASLQHSEPVRYQVKARSRLTVGQAAQQYLVLRQNELRPSGFKSVRYSVELFRSMYGTQKLVELTREEGRGFLSLIAQLSPNLGKSERTRELSLLAAVDWSKSGTTRITGRTQRRIWSQVNHWLGWCVYEGELEANPFTSVRFDAKIRHHPYAVPTDKEAKQLLGLNDPAIGKVLLMCLLSGMRSGEAAGLLREDLVTKGNLGHFFHVRPNRLRQLKTDAAERMVPVHSVLDTVLSELPASGPLFPDLTVNDVTKRFAHIRRALGFTSSETGRLL is encoded by the coding sequence ATGTCTTCTGCTACAATTCGCTATGCCTACCTGAAAGGTCAGACGTGGCTTTATCGTCGTAACTACCCCAAGGAAGTCGCTGACCTTCTTGGCCAACAAGCATTGAAGCAATCCCTTAAGACCAGTGATGCCAAGGTAGCCCGTCAAAGGGCTGCGGAGGTTAACACCCGCTATGAGAGTACAGTGGAGCAGGTCCTCTCAGGGGCCCAGTCTCTGCCAAAACCAGCCTCACGTAACGCCGGTGATTGGTCCACCCCATCCGAGGTCGCCCTTGCTCGTCTTCGGGCCTCCCTACAGCACTCTGAACCGGTTCGGTATCAGGTTAAGGCGCGGTCACGTCTGACAGTCGGGCAGGCTGCTCAACAGTATTTGGTGCTGCGCCAAAACGAACTAAGGCCCAGTGGGTTTAAGAGCGTCCGGTATTCGGTGGAGCTATTCCGATCGATGTATGGGACGCAGAAACTGGTCGAACTCACCCGTGAAGAAGGCCGGGGTTTCCTTTCCCTGATAGCACAGCTCAGCCCCAACCTTGGCAAGTCAGAGCGAACAAGGGAGTTGTCTTTGCTAGCAGCGGTAGACTGGTCTAAGTCTGGCACGACCCGGATAACTGGACGGACACAGCGGCGCATCTGGTCTCAAGTAAACCACTGGCTCGGCTGGTGTGTCTATGAGGGTGAGTTGGAGGCCAACCCCTTCACCTCAGTTCGCTTCGACGCCAAGATACGCCACCACCCCTACGCAGTCCCCACCGACAAGGAAGCTAAGCAACTGCTCGGCCTCAACGATCCTGCAATCGGAAAGGTGCTTCTCATGTGCTTGTTGTCCGGCATGAGGTCTGGAGAGGCGGCAGGGTTGCTGAGGGAAGACCTGGTGACCAAGGGCAACCTCGGGCACTTTTTTCATGTCCGCCCGAACCGACTTCGGCAGCTTAAGACTGATGCAGCGGAAAGGATGGTCCCGGTACACTCTGTTTTGGACACCGTTCTTTCAGAACTTCCCGCCTCAGGGCCCTTGTTCCCCGACCTGACGGTGAACGACGTCACCAAACGGTTCGCCCATATCAGGCGAGCGCTGGGCTTCACGAGCTCGGAAACGGGTCGTCTTCTATGA
- a CDS encoding D-glycerate dehydrogenase, with product MSKKRLSVVVTRRLPEAVETRLSELFDVTLREDDRPMTREELGAAMRQADVLVPTITDEIDAPLITQAGERLKLIANYGAGVDHIDVATARQRGVLVSNTPGVLTDDTADMTMALILAVTRRMPEGMAVMQSGNWDGWAPTALMGGRVGGRRLGILGMGRIGQAVARRAQAFGMQVHYHNRKRLREEVEGALEATYWDSLDQMVSRMDVISVNCPHTPSTFHLMNARRLGLMKPDAVIVNTSRGEVIDENALTRMLRSGDIKGAGLDVYEHGREINPRLRELKNVVLLPHMGSATLEGRIEMGEKVLINIKTFDDGHRPPDQVVPSML from the coding sequence ATGTCAAAGAAGCGGTTGAGTGTTGTAGTGACGCGACGGTTGCCAGAGGCGGTCGAAACACGGCTATCAGAGCTGTTTGACGTGACCCTACGCGAAGATGACAGGCCCATGACCCGCGAGGAATTGGGCGCGGCGATGCGCCAAGCGGATGTGCTGGTGCCAACGATCACGGATGAAATCGACGCGCCGCTGATCACGCAGGCGGGCGAGCGGTTGAAGCTGATCGCCAACTATGGCGCGGGGGTTGACCATATCGACGTGGCCACCGCACGCCAGCGCGGCGTGCTGGTGTCGAACACCCCCGGCGTGCTGACCGACGATACTGCCGATATGACCATGGCGCTGATCCTGGCCGTGACCCGCCGTATGCCTGAGGGCATGGCGGTGATGCAGTCCGGCAATTGGGATGGCTGGGCCCCGACCGCGCTGATGGGCGGTCGGGTCGGCGGGCGGCGTCTGGGCATTCTGGGCATGGGCCGGATCGGTCAGGCCGTGGCGCGCCGCGCGCAGGCCTTTGGTATGCAGGTGCATTACCACAACCGTAAACGCCTGCGCGAGGAGGTCGAAGGTGCCTTGGAGGCGACCTATTGGGACAGCCTTGACCAGATGGTCAGCCGGATGGATGTGATCAGCGTGAACTGTCCGCATACGCCGAGTACCTTTCATCTGATGAACGCCCGCCGTTTGGGGCTGATGAAGCCTGACGCGGTGATCGTGAACACCTCCCGCGGGGAGGTGATCGACGAGAACGCCCTGACGCGGATGCTGCGGTCGGGCGATATCAAGGGCGCGGGGCTGGACGTTTACGAGCATGGCCGCGAGATCAATCCGCGTCTGCGCGAGTTAAAGAACGTTGTGCTGCTGCCGCATATGGGGTCGGCCACGCTGGAGGGTCGGATCGAGATGGGCGAGAAGGTTTTGATCAATATCAAGACCTTTGATGACGGCCACCGCCCACCAGATCAGGTCGTGCCGTCTATGCTGTAA
- a CDS encoding FAD-dependent oxidoreductase: MKTQVKALVVGGGAVGTSIAYHLAKAGWDDVMLLERDELTSGSTWHAAGLLPLFNMSFATTHIHQYSVEFYKTLEAETGLNAGCAVVGNLRMAQTDARMDEYMLYASTAETCGVPYEFLTPNEIKAKWPLIETSDLKGALYHQTDGYINPADVTMAMAKGARQRGVSIERKWQADAFAWNGTHWEVSCTKMVEKGGNLVASDEQIVITAEHVVTASGNHAQRTARMLGIKMPAIPVEHQFIVMDRDPALVDYRAAGHGEHPVIRDADAQSYVREERGGWILGVYEKHAPARFEYGVPDSFRADLFPLDLERIEDQYMAMNHRIPSAENCGLKDDFNGPICYTPDGNPLVGPAPGLRNMWLAEGFSFGITAAGGTGYYLAQMMVEGEAEIDMASLDPKRYGDWMTTEYAARKNEEAYDHVYILHHPDEERPACRPLRTSPAYDRQAARGAQFGQVNGWERPNYFAPAGFSDHDSRSFRRGGWWQHAVEEAKAIREGVGLIDATAFTKHLVRGPGATAFLDWFTCNKLPSVGRINLTYALTGAGTTRTEYTIVRLAQDEYYLVSAGAWSAYDSDYLRKAIADKMPEVGYVECHDVTTQWGVFAIAGPKSRDVLRDLVRDADPDTVLSNKRFPWLTMRNIELGMVPVRAIRVAYTGELGWELHHPIEMQNHLFDQLEKAGAPHGMKLVGARAQNWLRQEKSYRAFGNELGRDATPLEADLPRFVDLNKEFHGKQAMVDHGIRSKCVTLLIDGPEDADPWGREVLYNGERRTGRLTSGGYSVAFGKSIGMGYVQLQDAVVGTKLKVKMLDQLWEAEVVEDSPYDPKNQRIRADG, encoded by the coding sequence ATGAAAACGCAAGTCAAAGCATTGGTTGTCGGTGGCGGCGCGGTTGGCACGTCGATTGCTTATCATCTGGCGAAGGCGGGTTGGGATGATGTGATGCTGTTGGAGCGGGACGAGTTGACCTCGGGCTCGACTTGGCATGCGGCGGGGCTGCTGCCGTTGTTCAACATGTCTTTTGCCACCACGCATATTCATCAGTACTCGGTCGAGTTTTATAAGACGTTGGAGGCTGAGACCGGGCTGAACGCGGGTTGTGCCGTGGTGGGCAATCTGCGGATGGCCCAGACCGATGCGAGGATGGACGAGTATATGCTCTATGCCTCGACCGCGGAGACCTGCGGCGTGCCTTATGAGTTCCTGACCCCGAATGAGATCAAGGCGAAATGGCCGTTGATTGAGACATCGGATTTGAAGGGCGCCCTTTATCACCAGACGGACGGCTATATTAACCCGGCCGATGTGACGATGGCGATGGCCAAGGGCGCGCGGCAGCGTGGGGTTTCGATTGAGCGCAAGTGGCAGGCGGATGCCTTTGCGTGGAACGGCACCCACTGGGAAGTGAGCTGCACCAAGATGGTGGAGAAGGGCGGGAACCTTGTCGCCAGTGATGAGCAGATCGTTATTACTGCTGAACATGTGGTGACCGCTTCGGGCAACCACGCGCAGCGCACGGCGCGGATGTTGGGGATCAAGATGCCCGCGATTCCCGTGGAACATCAGTTTATCGTCATGGACCGTGATCCGGCGCTGGTTGATTACCGCGCGGCGGGGCATGGGGAGCATCCGGTGATCCGAGATGCCGATGCGCAGAGCTATGTACGCGAGGAACGGGGCGGCTGGATCCTTGGGGTCTATGAGAAACACGCCCCGGCACGGTTTGAATATGGTGTGCCGGACAGTTTCCGGGCCGATCTGTTCCCGCTCGATCTGGAACGGATCGAAGATCAGTATATGGCGATGAACCATCGCATCCCCTCGGCTGAGAATTGCGGGTTGAAGGACGATTTTAACGGGCCGATTTGTTATACGCCGGATGGGAATCCGCTGGTCGGCCCTGCGCCGGGGCTACGGAATATGTGGTTGGCCGAAGGGTTTTCGTTTGGGATCACGGCGGCGGGGGGCACGGGGTATTACCTTGCACAGATGATGGTTGAGGGCGAGGCCGAGATCGACATGGCGAGCCTTGATCCGAAACGCTACGGCGATTGGATGACCACGGAATATGCCGCGCGGAAGAATGAGGAAGCCTACGACCACGTTTATATCCTGCACCATCCGGATGAGGAGCGTCCGGCCTGTCGGCCGCTGCGGACCTCTCCGGCATATGATCGACAGGCGGCGCGGGGGGCGCAGTTTGGGCAGGTCAATGGCTGGGAGCGGCCGAATTATTTTGCGCCTGCGGGGTTTAGTGACCATGACAGCCGGTCCTTTCGGCGCGGGGGCTGGTGGCAACATGCGGTGGAAGAGGCGAAAGCCATCCGCGAAGGGGTGGGTTTGATTGATGCCACGGCATTCACCAAACATCTGGTGCGCGGGCCGGGGGCGACGGCGTTTCTGGATTGGTTCACCTGCAACAAGCTGCCGTCGGTAGGGCGGATTAACCTGACCTATGCGCTGACGGGGGCAGGGACGACGCGGACGGAATATACCATCGTGCGGCTGGCGCAGGATGAATACTACCTTGTCTCGGCGGGCGCATGGAGCGCCTATGACAGCGATTACCTGCGCAAGGCGATTGCCGACAAGATGCCTGAGGTTGGTTATGTCGAATGTCATGACGTGACCACGCAGTGGGGTGTATTTGCGATTGCGGGGCCAAAGTCGCGTGATGTGTTGCGGGATTTGGTGCGGGATGCAGATCCCGACACGGTGCTGAGCAACAAGCGGTTCCCCTGGCTGACCATGCGCAACATCGAGTTGGGGATGGTGCCGGTGCGGGCGATCCGGGTGGCCTATACCGGGGAACTGGGTTGGGAGCTGCACCACCCGATCGAGATGCAGAACCATCTGTTCGACCAGTTGGAAAAGGCGGGCGCGCCGCATGGCATGAAGCTGGTCGGTGCGCGGGCGCAGAACTGGCTGAGGCAGGAGAAGAGCTATCGCGCCTTTGGCAATGAGTTGGGCCGGGATGCCACGCCGTTGGAGGCCGATCTGCCGCGTTTCGTGGACTTGAATAAAGAGTTTCACGGGAAGCAGGCGATGGTTGATCACGGCATCCGTTCGAAATGCGTAACACTGCTGATCGACGGGCCGGAGGATGCTGACCCTTGGGGCCGTGAGGTGCTTTACAATGGCGAGCGTCGGACCGGGCGGCTGACCTCGGGTGGCTATTCGGTCGCATTCGGCAAGAGCATTGGCATGGGCTATGTGCAACTGCAGGACGCGGTGGTAGGCACGAAGCTGAAGGTAAAGATGCTTGATCAACTGTGGGAGGCCGAGGTGGTCGAAGACAGCCCCTATGATCCGAAGAACCAGCGCATCCGGGCGGACGGTTGA